TGTGCAGTTATTTCTACTAAACCTGTTTTTTCATTTTTTACGGGATGATTTCCACCGTGATGACCGAATTTCAATTTATACGTATCATAGCCGTGTGAAATCGATAAAAGTTGATGCCCTAAACAAATTCCAAACATCGGAACTTTTGCGGCAATTAATTTTTTAATCTGCTCCTGTTCATATTTGAGTACAAGAGGATCACCGGGACCGTTTGATAAAAACACACCGTCTATCTCTTTGTTATTGTATTTTTCAATCAAATCTTCAGCATCAAAATTATTTGGAACTACTTCAACTTCTATACCTGCACTTACAATCTCATTTAATATGTTTTGCTTAACACCAAAATCAATAGCTACAATTTTAGCTTGTGCTTTTGGAGCTTGATCATATTCAAACTTAGTTTTTGAATATGTAGATTGGGTATGTTTATATGCTTTTTTTGTACTAACTTGTTCTATATAGTTTACATCTTCGATGCGAGGAGAACTCTCAAGAACTTTTTTAAGTTCATCTCTATCACTAATCTCTGTTGATGCTACCATCATCATAGCACCTTCGGCTCTTAACATTTTAGTTAAGTATCTGGTATCGATATCGCAGATTCCCATAACATTGTATTTTTTTAAAAAATCATCAAGTGCACCTTCTGAACGAAAGTTAGAATG
The genomic region above belongs to Sulfurimonas lithotrophica and contains:
- the carA gene encoding glutamine-hydrolyzing carbamoyl-phosphate synthase small subunit yields the protein MKKVYIYLENGTFLEANSFGADTTSVGEIVFNTSLTGYQEIMSDPSYAGQFVTFTMPEIGNVGVNSQDMESSSAHAKGMIVRKFQKRHSNFRSEGALDDFLKKYNVMGICDIDTRYLTKMLRAEGAMMMVASTEISDRDELKKVLESSPRIEDVNYIEQVSTKKAYKHTQSTYSKTKFEYDQAPKAQAKIVAIDFGVKQNILNEIVSAGIEVEVVPNNFDAEDLIEKYNNKEIDGVFLSNGPGDPLVLKYEQEQIKKLIAAKVPMFGICLGHQLLSISHGYDTYKLKFGHHGGNHPVKNEKTGLVEITAQNHNYNVPDNIVEIAEVTHSNLFDNTIEGLKYNDSPIFSVQHHPESSPGPKESRYIFSSFLELIKR